A region of Streptomyces sp. WMMC500 DNA encodes the following proteins:
- a CDS encoding carbohydrate ABC transporter permease, with the protein MTTAEPTDRPAALDTADQADDSSRSPLLEPRKRIEGAVLNVFSHGFLILWTVLAAGPLVWALMNALKDSGDILANPWALPSSIDWANWSNAWSRARIGRYAANSLVIVAISVPLTMLFGSMAAYVLARFDFKGARVVYFTFVGGMAFPVVMALVPLFFVMKNLSLLDTRHGLIMVYIAYSMPFTIFFMTTFFRTLPSSVSEAAEIDGASHTRIFFQVMLPMAKPGLISVGIFNFLGHWNQYVLPFALNQGNEDDYVLTQGIGLLFAQAGYRSDYGRLFAGLVMAALPILVVYIIFQRQVQSGLTAGAVK; encoded by the coding sequence ATGACCACTGCGGAACCCACCGACCGCCCCGCCGCGCTCGACACGGCGGACCAGGCGGACGACTCGTCGCGGTCGCCGCTGCTGGAGCCGCGCAAGCGGATCGAGGGCGCCGTACTCAACGTCTTCTCGCACGGGTTCCTCATCCTGTGGACCGTGCTGGCCGCCGGCCCGCTGGTCTGGGCCCTGATGAACGCCCTGAAGGACTCGGGCGACATCCTGGCCAACCCGTGGGCGCTGCCCAGCAGCATCGACTGGGCGAACTGGTCCAACGCCTGGAGCCGGGCGCGCATCGGCCGGTACGCCGCGAACTCCCTCGTCATCGTGGCCATCTCCGTGCCGCTGACCATGCTTTTCGGGTCGATGGCGGCGTACGTGCTCGCCCGGTTCGACTTCAAGGGCGCGCGCGTCGTCTACTTCACCTTCGTCGGCGGCATGGCCTTCCCCGTGGTGATGGCGCTCGTGCCGCTGTTCTTCGTCATGAAGAACCTGTCGCTGCTCGACACCCGGCACGGGCTGATCATGGTGTACATCGCCTACTCCATGCCGTTCACGATCTTCTTCATGACCACGTTCTTCCGCACGCTGCCCTCGTCCGTCTCCGAGGCCGCGGAGATCGACGGCGCCTCCCACACCCGGATCTTCTTCCAGGTGATGCTGCCCATGGCGAAACCCGGCCTGATCAGCGTGGGCATCTTCAACTTCCTCGGGCACTGGAACCAGTACGTGCTGCCCTTCGCGCTCAACCAGGGCAACGAGGACGACTACGTGCTCACCCAGGGCATCGGACTGCTCTTCGCCCAGGCCGGCTACCGCTCCGACTACGGCAGGCTCTTCGCGGGGCTGGTGATGGCGGCGCTGCCGATCCTCGTCGTGTACATCATCTTCCAGCGCCAGGTGCAGTCCGGACTCACCGCCGGCGCGGTGAAGTAG